Proteins found in one Gordonia sp. PDNC005 genomic segment:
- a CDS encoding SDR family oxidoreductase produces the protein MSRTVVVTGAAGGIGAACVSTLNDRGWTVIGLDVDDSDTSWACDVTSRDDVERVAARVADLGGCSALVNVAGILRPSRIADISADDIRAMLDVNVLGVLHTLQGFADQLVDNRGVVVTVASNAAGTPRTSLGAYGATKAAATMLTHAFALENAASGVRGNVVQPGSTRTPMLESLWSSPADEKATLRGDLAAHRLGIPLGRIAEPTDIAATVAFLLSDDARHVTLQELYVDGGATL, from the coding sequence GTGAGCAGAACCGTTGTCGTGACCGGAGCCGCAGGAGGGATCGGGGCCGCGTGCGTCTCCACCCTCAACGACAGAGGCTGGACAGTGATCGGACTAGACGTCGACGATAGCGACACCTCGTGGGCGTGCGATGTGACGTCGCGGGACGACGTGGAACGAGTCGCCGCACGCGTCGCCGATCTGGGCGGATGCTCAGCCCTGGTCAATGTCGCGGGCATCCTTCGACCTTCCCGGATCGCCGACATCTCGGCTGACGACATCCGCGCCATGCTCGATGTCAACGTGCTCGGAGTCCTTCACACCCTGCAGGGATTCGCCGACCAGCTCGTCGACAACCGAGGTGTCGTGGTGACGGTCGCGTCCAACGCAGCAGGCACACCGCGCACGTCGCTGGGCGCCTACGGCGCGACAAAGGCGGCGGCCACGATGCTGACCCATGCATTCGCATTGGAGAACGCGGCATCGGGCGTCCGAGGCAACGTGGTCCAGCCTGGTTCCACCCGAACGCCGATGCTCGAGAGCCTGTGGTCCTCACCGGCCGACGAGAAAGCAACCCTGCGCGGCGATCTCGCCGCTCATCGGCTCGGCATCCCACTCGGCCGGATCGCCGAACCGACGGATATCGCAGCCACCGTGGCATTCCTGCTCAGTGACGACGCTCGGCACGTCACTCTTCAGGAGCTCTACGTGGATGGGGGCGCGACGCTATGA
- a CDS encoding isochorismate synthase yields the protein MTATMRWRSPEADVSASALLREGPAAADHTQFARSLQAAASDAHRGRVFAALPFHRDEASTIVVPTGPEPDRRTSAPSAFLDGGESSPDDYRDGVRLLLDAFADGDVEKAVLARYRDLSCTEPCDPLAIAARLAADHPAAYVFALPVADARHLVGASPELLIAKSGTSVRSHPLAGSARRSPDAATDRAHADALNSSEKDRREHAYVVEAICDILTPYCARLTVPEPGLLGTDSMWHLGTEITAELRDPDVSVSELAALLHPTPAVCGTPRSAAYDLISEAESFDRGFFAGAVGWADTRGDGEWAVSIRCGDVWSDRIRAYAGAGIVVGSDPEAELAETSGKLSTFLAAVSA from the coding sequence ATGACGGCGACTATGCGATGGCGGTCGCCGGAGGCGGACGTGTCGGCGAGTGCCCTGCTCCGCGAAGGCCCGGCGGCGGCCGATCACACCCAGTTCGCACGATCCTTGCAGGCCGCGGCCTCAGACGCCCACCGCGGGCGCGTGTTCGCGGCACTGCCGTTCCACCGCGACGAGGCGTCGACGATTGTTGTCCCGACCGGGCCTGAGCCGGACCGCCGAACCAGCGCGCCGTCGGCATTCCTCGACGGGGGCGAGTCGTCGCCAGACGACTACCGCGACGGTGTTCGACTCCTGCTGGACGCCTTCGCCGACGGAGACGTCGAGAAGGCGGTGCTCGCTCGGTACCGCGATCTGTCGTGCACCGAGCCGTGCGATCCACTCGCGATCGCTGCACGTCTGGCCGCCGACCATCCGGCGGCGTACGTCTTCGCACTGCCGGTGGCGGACGCCCGACACCTCGTCGGTGCCAGTCCCGAACTGTTGATCGCCAAATCTGGAACAAGCGTGCGGTCCCATCCGTTGGCCGGATCGGCGCGGCGCTCTCCCGATGCGGCGACCGACCGCGCCCACGCGGACGCACTCAACTCGTCCGAGAAGGACCGCCGCGAACACGCGTACGTGGTCGAGGCGATCTGCGACATCCTCACCCCGTACTGCGCGCGTCTGACCGTCCCCGAACCGGGGCTGCTCGGCACCGACAGCATGTGGCACCTCGGCACTGAGATCACCGCGGAACTCCGAGATCCAGATGTGTCGGTGAGTGAACTCGCCGCGCTCCTACACCCGACTCCCGCCGTCTGCGGCACCCCCAGATCGGCCGCATACGACCTGATCAGCGAGGCCGAATCGTTCGACCGAGGCTTCTTCGCCGGTGCGGTCGGATGGGCAGACACACGTGGGGACGGTGAGTGGGCGGTCAGCATCCGGTGCGGCGACGTTTGGTCGGACCGAATCCGCGCCTACGCCGGCGCCGGGATCGTCGTCGGCTCAGATCCGGAAGCCGAACTCGCCGAGACCTCCGGCAAGCTCTCGACGTTTCTCGCCGCAGTCTCGGCGTAG
- a CDS encoding EthD family reductase, with translation MYRVAVLYGQPTDAASFDEYYHNTHMPIAQKMPGLQGATITKCETLDGTAPAFYIITELQFESREAAAAGLGSPEGRAAGADVANFATGGVQMAFLPG, from the coding sequence ATGTATCGAGTCGCAGTCCTCTACGGCCAGCCCACCGACGCGGCGTCCTTCGACGAGTATTACCACAACACCCACATGCCGATTGCTCAGAAGATGCCCGGACTGCAGGGGGCGACGATCACGAAGTGCGAGACGCTCGACGGCACTGCACCGGCGTTCTACATCATCACCGAATTGCAGTTCGAGTCGCGCGAAGCGGCTGCCGCAGGACTCGGGTCGCCCGAGGGGAGGGCGGCGGGGGCAGATGTCGCCAACTTCGCCACGGGCGGAGTGCAGATGGCATTCCTGCCCGGCTGA
- a CDS encoding nuclear transport factor 2 family protein yields MPFEPSTRSDGGFPRSELDEMKQRWLDANIVAEKAGDWRPLAEFYTEDATYGWNYGPEKDFMAVGRDEIREIALGQEMEGLEGWEYPYQAWVIDEQTGDMIGLWRQVNEGTRADGSNYAVHGLGGSWFKYGGNFQFRWQRDFFDFGNVSALFLEMLTNQACSDGMLKRIEKSAPGDLPGWYPLGKAPVELWDQDR; encoded by the coding sequence ATGCCGTTCGAACCGAGTACGCGAAGCGACGGGGGATTCCCGCGTAGTGAACTGGACGAGATGAAGCAGCGTTGGCTCGACGCCAACATCGTGGCGGAGAAGGCAGGCGACTGGCGCCCGCTCGCGGAGTTCTACACCGAGGACGCCACCTACGGCTGGAACTACGGTCCGGAGAAGGACTTCATGGCCGTCGGCCGCGACGAGATCCGGGAGATCGCGCTCGGCCAGGAGATGGAGGGGCTCGAAGGCTGGGAGTACCCGTACCAAGCGTGGGTGATCGACGAGCAGACGGGCGACATGATCGGTCTGTGGCGACAGGTCAACGAGGGCACGCGCGCCGATGGCTCGAACTACGCTGTCCATGGCCTGGGCGGCAGCTGGTTCAAGTACGGCGGGAACTTCCAGTTCCGCTGGCAGCGCGACTTCTTCGACTTCGGCAACGTGTCCGCTCTGTTCTTGGAGATGCTCACGAACCAGGCGTGCAGCGACGGGATGCTCAAGCGGATCGAGAAGTCGGCCCCGGGTGACCTGCCGGGCTGGTATCCGCTGGGGAAGGCTCCCGTCGAGCTGTGGGACCAGGACCGGTGA
- a CDS encoding ferredoxin produces the protein MRVVVDLDLCQGHGMCELEAPDVFEAGRDSVDLLDETPDESRRAEVEAAVRYCPTQALKIVED, from the coding sequence ATGCGCGTCGTCGTGGATCTGGACCTGTGCCAGGGGCACGGGATGTGCGAGCTGGAAGCGCCCGATGTCTTCGAGGCCGGTCGCGACAGCGTCGACCTGCTCGACGAGACACCTGACGAGTCACGGCGCGCCGAAGTCGAGGCCGCCGTCCGATACTGCCCGACCCAAGCCCTGAAGATCGTGGAGGATTGA
- a CDS encoding cytochrome P450 yields the protein MNSVTAKRVSGGTGEHGHLDELASDPIGLFRRVVAECGDVGYFQLADRDVVLVSGAAANEEFFRAPDEVLDQGAAYPFMTPIFGEGVVFDTSPERRSEMLHNQALKGAHMKQHAVTIPNEVERIIADWGDEGEVDLLEFFAELTLYTSSSCLIGRKFREELSGHIAHLYHELEKGTDPIAYVDMHADIESFRRRDAARAELVEFIGGVMERRIANPPTDKDDRDLLDVLVSLKNDDGTFMFSADTVTGIFISMMFAGHHTTSGTAAWTLIELLKNPDYLAQVTDELDGIYADGTEYSFAAMRQIPKLEGALKEALRLHPPLIILMRVVQEAFEVGGVTVAKGQSIAVSPAVSNRLPDDFPDPDVFDPDRYADGRQEDLVNRWTWIPFGAGRHRCVGAQFAMMQLKAIFSVLLRNYEFSLAQEPDTYRNDHSKMVVQLQQPCRVAYKRRAAAPGGN from the coding sequence ATGAACAGCGTGACCGCTAAGCGTGTGTCCGGCGGAACCGGGGAGCACGGGCACCTCGACGAACTAGCGAGTGATCCGATCGGTCTGTTCCGGCGGGTCGTCGCCGAATGCGGCGATGTCGGCTACTTTCAGCTCGCCGACCGCGACGTGGTGCTTGTCAGCGGGGCCGCCGCCAACGAGGAGTTCTTCCGGGCTCCGGACGAGGTTCTCGACCAGGGGGCCGCGTACCCGTTCATGACACCGATCTTCGGCGAGGGCGTCGTCTTCGACACGAGCCCGGAACGTCGGTCGGAGATGCTGCACAATCAGGCGCTCAAGGGTGCTCACATGAAGCAGCATGCGGTGACGATCCCGAACGAGGTGGAGCGGATCATCGCCGACTGGGGTGACGAGGGTGAGGTCGACCTGCTCGAGTTCTTCGCCGAGTTGACCCTGTACACGTCGTCGTCGTGCCTGATAGGACGGAAGTTCCGCGAGGAGCTGTCCGGCCACATCGCCCACCTCTATCACGAGCTGGAGAAGGGCACCGACCCCATCGCCTACGTGGACATGCACGCCGACATCGAGAGCTTCCGACGGCGGGACGCTGCGCGTGCCGAACTGGTCGAGTTCATCGGTGGTGTGATGGAACGCCGGATCGCGAACCCGCCGACGGACAAGGACGATCGTGACCTGCTCGATGTCCTGGTGTCGCTGAAGAACGACGACGGAACGTTCATGTTCAGCGCCGACACTGTCACCGGCATCTTCATCTCTATGATGTTCGCCGGTCATCACACGACGTCGGGGACGGCCGCATGGACGCTGATCGAACTGCTCAAGAATCCTGACTACCTGGCTCAGGTGACCGACGAGCTGGACGGCATCTACGCCGATGGAACCGAGTACTCGTTCGCAGCGATGCGCCAGATTCCGAAGCTCGAAGGCGCTCTCAAAGAAGCGCTGCGTCTGCATCCGCCGCTGATCATCTTGATGCGCGTGGTGCAAGAGGCGTTCGAAGTCGGCGGGGTGACGGTCGCCAAGGGACAGTCCATCGCGGTGTCTCCCGCGGTGTCGAATCGTCTGCCCGACGACTTCCCGGATCCGGACGTGTTCGATCCGGACCGCTACGCCGACGGTCGTCAGGAAGACCTCGTCAACCGTTGGACCTGGATCCCGTTCGGTGCGGGACGGCATCGCTGCGTGGGTGCGCAGTTTGCGATGATGCAGCTCAAAGCCATCTTCTCGGTGCTTCTTCGCAACTACGAGTTCTCGCTCGCACAGGAGCCGGACACCTACCGGAACGACCACTCGAAGATGGTCGTCCAACTCCAACAACCCTGCCGCGTGGCGTACAAGCGTCGCGCCGCCGCACCCGGAGGGAACTGA
- a CDS encoding SDR family oxidoreductase: MGFKPHPDRRPVLIAGASSGIGEATARALGALGYPVALGARRVEKCAQTAAEIVDAGGEAIAVALDVTDNNSVVRALDKATETLGDIEIVVAGAGDLQIGRAHEMPVDEWASQIDIHLVGAYRLYRAAVPSMIERRRGDFVFISSDVVSHPRPWSSAYVAAKFGVEGLVATAHMELEGTGVRAGLVRPGQTLTGMGMNLDQQATEAMLNDWIAFGLARHGHFLSPENLAHAVVSMVTLPPGAHMKAVDVEAEGKLTRPKENS; the protein is encoded by the coding sequence GTGGGATTCAAGCCTCACCCCGATCGTCGCCCGGTGCTGATCGCCGGAGCGTCGTCGGGCATCGGTGAAGCCACGGCGCGTGCACTGGGCGCGCTCGGCTACCCGGTGGCGCTCGGTGCACGACGCGTTGAGAAATGCGCGCAGACCGCTGCGGAGATCGTCGACGCGGGCGGCGAAGCGATCGCGGTTGCATTGGACGTCACCGACAACAATTCCGTCGTCAGGGCATTGGACAAGGCGACCGAGACTCTCGGCGACATCGAGATCGTCGTCGCCGGCGCCGGAGACCTGCAGATCGGGCGGGCCCACGAGATGCCGGTCGACGAGTGGGCGTCGCAGATCGACATCCACCTCGTGGGCGCCTACCGCCTCTACCGCGCGGCGGTGCCGTCGATGATCGAACGCCGACGCGGCGACTTCGTTTTCATCAGTTCCGACGTCGTCTCACATCCGCGACCGTGGTCATCCGCGTATGTCGCCGCCAAATTCGGTGTGGAGGGACTCGTCGCGACCGCCCACATGGAACTCGAGGGCACCGGAGTTCGCGCCGGCCTCGTCCGGCCGGGGCAGACGCTGACAGGCATGGGCATGAATCTCGACCAGCAGGCGACCGAGGCGATGCTCAACGACTGGATCGCGTTCGGGCTCGCCCGCCACGGACATTTCCTGAGCCCGGAGAACCTCGCGCACGCGGTGGTCTCCATGGTCACGCTCCCGCCGGGGGCGCACATGAAGGCTGTCGACGTGGAGGCCGAGGGCAAACTCACTCGACCGAAGGAGAACTCATGA
- a CDS encoding cytochrome P450: MTVTTAGMQHRIPFDPYDYDFHEDPYPTYARLRAEAPVYRNTDGDFWALARHEDVADAFRDNVRLSNSWGVSMDPASYNSNAEYAMSFLAMDDPRHLRLRKLVSKGFTPRRVSELAPRITELTAKHWDRCLQMGEFDFVHDFAGLLPMDVVSELLGVGEADRAHLRKQSDLLIHREEGVTDVPPAAIHAYLDLHGFYTSLLAERRKNPGDDLISALTAAELVEGGERTALTDQEIIGFMMLMVVAGNETTTKLLANSIFWGAQSPDQVASVIAASTSHDDALDAVTPWVQETLRYDTSTQMLLRRVLEDVEYGGKTIPAGDRVLLLVGSANRDEEVFGPDADQYRIGRESSRTILSFGLGTHFCLGAHLARLETEIGLAQIARTVRSFDVDVERSVRVHSVNVRGFADLPMTVKAR; the protein is encoded by the coding sequence ATGACTGTCACGACTGCGGGGATGCAGCACCGCATCCCGTTCGACCCGTACGACTACGACTTCCACGAGGATCCGTATCCCACGTATGCGCGTCTGCGCGCAGAGGCCCCCGTCTACCGCAACACAGACGGCGACTTCTGGGCGCTCGCCCGCCACGAGGACGTCGCGGACGCGTTCCGTGACAACGTCCGACTGTCGAACAGCTGGGGTGTGTCGATGGACCCGGCGTCGTACAACTCGAACGCCGAGTACGCGATGAGCTTCCTCGCGATGGACGACCCGCGTCACCTGCGGCTGCGCAAGCTGGTGTCGAAGGGCTTCACGCCGCGGCGGGTGTCGGAGCTCGCGCCGCGCATCACCGAACTCACTGCGAAGCACTGGGACCGGTGCCTGCAGATGGGCGAGTTCGACTTCGTCCACGACTTCGCCGGATTGCTTCCGATGGACGTCGTCTCCGAGCTTCTCGGCGTCGGGGAGGCCGATCGAGCCCATCTCCGCAAGCAGTCCGACCTGTTGATCCACCGGGAGGAAGGCGTCACCGACGTCCCGCCGGCCGCGATCCACGCGTACCTCGATCTCCACGGGTTCTACACGTCGTTGCTCGCCGAGAGACGGAAGAACCCCGGTGACGATCTGATCTCCGCCCTCACCGCCGCCGAACTGGTGGAGGGCGGAGAGCGGACCGCACTCACGGACCAGGAGATCATCGGTTTCATGATGCTCATGGTGGTCGCGGGCAACGAGACCACCACGAAGCTGCTCGCCAACTCGATCTTCTGGGGTGCGCAGAGCCCCGACCAGGTGGCGTCGGTGATCGCCGCGTCGACGTCGCACGACGACGCACTCGACGCCGTCACACCCTGGGTGCAGGAGACGCTGCGGTACGACACGTCAACGCAGATGCTGTTGCGCAGGGTGCTCGAGGATGTGGAGTACGGCGGCAAGACGATCCCCGCGGGTGATCGTGTGCTGTTGCTCGTCGGTTCGGCGAACCGCGACGAAGAGGTGTTCGGACCCGACGCCGACCAGTATCGGATCGGTCGCGAGAGCTCGCGAACCATCCTCAGCTTCGGCCTCGGCACCCATTTCTGTCTCGGCGCACATCTGGCGCGACTCGAGACCGAGATCGGACTGGCTCAGATCGCCCGCACTGTCCGCTCGTTCGACGTTGACGTCGAACGGTCAGTCCGTGTCCATTCGGTGAACGTCCGCGGCTTCGCGGATCTGCCGATGACCGTGAAGGCTCGGTGA
- a CDS encoding TetR/AcrR family transcriptional regulator encodes MTASVQSESTRRRLTPQQAEKIAKMADAAVEILSAEGYEKLSVRDVAKRAGVAPATAYTYFSSKSHLVAEVFWRRLAVGVPEPDPSASPHDRVAEVLRGVAMVVAGEGQLGAAVTVALLGGDPESEHLRWRIGGFIHDRLAAAVGDELDNSAQVIDALQMLYAGGLVTAGMGHLSYEATSERLVAAAHLLMGQK; translated from the coding sequence ATGACCGCATCCGTGCAGAGCGAATCAACCCGTCGTCGCCTCACCCCGCAACAGGCCGAGAAGATCGCAAAAATGGCCGACGCCGCCGTCGAGATCCTCTCGGCGGAAGGCTACGAGAAGCTGTCAGTACGGGACGTCGCCAAACGTGCGGGCGTAGCTCCCGCGACGGCCTACACGTACTTCAGCTCGAAGAGTCACCTCGTCGCCGAGGTGTTCTGGCGCAGGCTCGCCGTGGGCGTGCCGGAGCCCGATCCGTCCGCATCGCCGCACGATCGGGTCGCCGAGGTTCTCCGCGGCGTCGCGATGGTCGTAGCGGGCGAGGGGCAGCTCGGCGCCGCGGTCACAGTTGCGCTCCTGGGCGGAGACCCGGAGTCGGAGCACCTCCGCTGGCGCATCGGCGGATTCATCCACGATCGCCTCGCCGCGGCTGTCGGCGACGAACTCGACAACTCCGCCCAGGTGATCGACGCCCTGCAGATGCTGTACGCGGGCGGTCTGGTCACCGCGGGCATGGGGCATCTCAGCTATGAGGCCACCTCCGAGCGGCTCGTCGCAGCCGCGCACCTACTGATGGGACAGAAATGA
- a CDS encoding aldehyde dehydrogenase, protein MALRPETASHLLIDGELSPGGRGTFDVVNPATEEVIGQAADASDDDMDAAIAAARRAFDTTDWSRDHTFRARCIRQLRDALLAHVDELRDLTVAEVGCPVFLTHGPQLVGPITDLGYFADLAESYEWRRDLGEASPMGIKNTRELRSEAVGVVGAITPWNFPHQINFAKIGPALAAGCTVVLKPAPDTPWCAALIGKVINEETDFPAGVINIVTGTDHRLGSRLSTDPRVDLVSFTGSTATGRAVMADAAPTLKKVFLELGGKSAFLVLDDADLRAACSMAAFSVVTHAGQGCAITTRLVVPREQLAEATELTRNAMAGLTADDPTKPGTICGPVISARQRDRVEGYVQLARDEGGTVEIGGERPDRPGFYVAPTLVSGLDNSARVAQEEIFGPVLVILPHDGDQDAIDIANDSPYGLSGAVWGSDPVRINAVVDGVRTGTMGVNGGIWYSADVPFGGYKQSGIGREMGVAGFEEYLETKAVATPVS, encoded by the coding sequence ATGGCTCTGCGCCCGGAAACCGCCTCCCACCTGCTCATCGACGGCGAACTCAGCCCCGGCGGACGCGGCACATTCGACGTCGTCAACCCTGCGACCGAAGAGGTTATCGGCCAAGCCGCCGACGCGTCCGACGACGACATGGACGCGGCGATCGCCGCGGCTCGTCGCGCTTTCGACACCACCGACTGGTCGAGAGACCACACGTTCCGAGCTCGGTGCATCCGCCAGCTTCGAGACGCCCTCCTCGCCCACGTGGACGAACTCCGTGACCTCACCGTCGCCGAGGTCGGCTGTCCGGTGTTCCTCACCCACGGCCCGCAACTCGTCGGTCCGATCACCGACCTCGGCTACTTCGCCGACCTCGCCGAGAGTTACGAATGGCGACGCGATCTCGGCGAAGCGTCCCCGATGGGGATCAAGAACACTCGCGAACTGCGCTCCGAAGCCGTCGGTGTGGTCGGCGCCATCACCCCGTGGAACTTCCCGCACCAGATCAACTTCGCCAAGATCGGGCCGGCGCTCGCCGCGGGATGCACCGTGGTCCTCAAACCCGCCCCCGACACCCCGTGGTGTGCAGCTCTGATCGGCAAGGTGATCAACGAGGAGACCGACTTCCCCGCAGGCGTGATCAACATCGTGACCGGTACCGACCACCGACTGGGCTCCCGGCTCTCCACCGATCCGCGTGTCGACCTGGTGTCGTTCACCGGCTCCACCGCCACCGGCCGAGCAGTGATGGCCGACGCCGCGCCCACCCTCAAGAAGGTGTTCCTCGAACTCGGAGGCAAGTCGGCGTTCCTGGTCCTCGACGACGCGGACCTTCGAGCCGCCTGCTCGATGGCCGCGTTCTCGGTCGTCACCCACGCCGGCCAGGGCTGCGCCATCACCACCCGACTTGTGGTCCCCCGCGAACAACTCGCTGAGGCCACCGAACTCACCCGCAACGCGATGGCCGGTCTGACCGCCGACGATCCCACCAAGCCAGGAACCATCTGCGGGCCAGTCATCTCCGCACGCCAACGCGACCGCGTCGAAGGCTACGTGCAGCTCGCGCGAGACGAAGGCGGCACCGTCGAGATCGGCGGAGAGCGCCCCGACCGTCCGGGCTTCTACGTCGCGCCGACTCTCGTCTCCGGCCTCGACAACAGCGCTCGCGTGGCTCAGGAGGAGATCTTCGGCCCGGTGCTCGTGATCCTCCCCCACGACGGGGATCAGGACGCGATCGACATCGCCAACGACTCCCCGTACGGACTGTCCGGTGCCGTCTGGGGCTCCGATCCCGTCCGCATCAATGCCGTCGTCGACGGCGTCCGCACCGGGACCATGGGAGTCAACGGCGGCATCTGGTACTCCGCCGACGTCCCCTTCGGCGGCTACAAGCAGTCGGGCATCGGCCGCGAGATGGGGGTGGCCGGGTTTGAGGAGTACCTCGAAACCAAAGCCGTCGCTACCCCGGTCTCCTGA
- a CDS encoding SDR family oxidoreductase encodes MTDRNNRFTDKIAIVTGAAGGIGEAYARALAAEGATVIIADVNDEAGQAVAESIGGTYVHTDVSDPESAANLAKTVVDAHGRIDALVNNAAIYGGMKLDFLTTVPWDYYKKFMSVNLDGALNVTRACYQHMRHGGAIVNQSSTAAWVYSGFYGLAKVGVNGLTQQLAVELGGQRVRINAIAPGPIDTEATRNSTPEAIVKDMVSKLPIGRMGTPDDLVGMCLFLLSDEASWITGQIFNVDGGQVIRS; translated from the coding sequence ATGACTGATCGAAACAATCGATTCACCGACAAGATCGCGATCGTGACCGGCGCGGCGGGCGGCATCGGCGAAGCCTACGCGCGTGCCCTCGCGGCTGAAGGCGCGACGGTGATCATCGCCGACGTGAACGACGAGGCAGGCCAGGCAGTCGCCGAGTCGATCGGCGGAACCTACGTGCACACCGATGTGTCCGACCCCGAATCGGCGGCCAATCTCGCGAAGACCGTCGTCGACGCACACGGCCGCATCGACGCGCTGGTCAACAACGCCGCCATCTACGGCGGGATGAAACTCGACTTCCTGACCACCGTGCCGTGGGACTACTACAAGAAGTTCATGAGCGTGAACCTCGACGGGGCACTCAACGTGACTCGCGCCTGCTACCAGCACATGCGGCACGGCGGGGCGATCGTCAACCAGTCGTCGACGGCCGCATGGGTGTACAGCGGCTTCTACGGGCTCGCGAAGGTCGGCGTCAACGGGCTCACTCAGCAGCTCGCCGTTGAACTCGGCGGCCAGCGTGTTCGGATCAACGCGATCGCTCCCGGGCCCATCGACACCGAAGCGACCCGCAACAGCACGCCTGAGGCCATTGTGAAAGACATGGTCTCCAAACTGCCGATCGGACGCATGGGAACACCTGACGACCTCGTCGGAATGTGCTTGTTCCTGCTGTCCGACGAGGCGTCGTGGATCACCGGCCAGATCTTCAACGTCGACGGAGGGCAGGTCATCCGCTCGTGA
- a CDS encoding NAD(P)-dependent oxidoreductase, with product MSPDDKTLRLGYVGLGNIGRPMATRFVDAPGGLTVFDVDHLAVAELVDAGASAADSLSALGGACDLVSICVRDDVQVRDVVDGLLPTMAAGSMIVVHSTISPETATDLASVCGASGVTLLDAPISGGAVGAKDGRLAIMVGGDRTAYDHAKPALALAGDMIVHAGDRAGDGTRMKLARNLLHFVSFTATTEAARLAEAAGIDIGKLGRVVRHTDAITGGAGAIMLRDTTAPIAPDDFWFGVFTHVRDLGEKDLGLALALADDLGVDLPLGRLALRDLAAGLGVPTTDSSEQGES from the coding sequence GTGAGCCCCGACGACAAGACTCTCCGGCTCGGCTACGTCGGACTCGGCAACATCGGTCGACCGATGGCGACGCGGTTCGTCGATGCACCGGGCGGCCTCACCGTGTTCGACGTCGATCATCTCGCCGTCGCCGAGCTCGTCGACGCCGGCGCCTCCGCCGCCGACTCGCTGTCCGCTCTCGGCGGAGCCTGCGACCTCGTCAGCATCTGTGTACGAGACGACGTGCAGGTGCGCGACGTCGTTGACGGACTGCTCCCAACGATGGCGGCCGGGTCGATGATCGTCGTGCACTCGACGATCTCGCCCGAGACCGCTACCGACCTCGCGTCCGTGTGCGGAGCATCCGGTGTGACTCTTCTCGACGCGCCGATCTCCGGCGGCGCTGTCGGCGCGAAGGACGGCAGGCTCGCGATCATGGTCGGCGGCGACCGCACCGCGTACGACCATGCCAAGCCGGCTCTCGCCCTGGCAGGCGACATGATCGTCCACGCAGGCGACCGCGCGGGCGACGGCACGCGGATGAAGCTCGCTCGCAACCTGCTGCACTTCGTGTCGTTCACCGCGACCACTGAGGCCGCTCGTCTCGCCGAAGCCGCGGGCATCGACATCGGCAAACTCGGCCGGGTCGTCCGGCACACCGACGCCATCACCGGCGGAGCCGGCGCGATCATGCTACGGGACACGACCGCGCCGATCGCACCGGACGACTTCTGGTTCGGCGTCTTCACCCACGTCCGCGACCTCGGCGAGAAGGATCTCGGTCTGGCCCTGGCGCTCGCTGACGACCTCGGCGTCGACCTCCCGCTCGGCCGACTCGCCCTGCGCGACCTCGCCGCCGGGCTCGGCGTACCCACTACCGACTCGTCCGAACAAGGAGAATCATGA
- a CDS encoding carboxymuconolactone decarboxylase family protein: protein MTEPTELTDQRRKGLAMMTEVYGWEMSDGPGDFFAHTADQVFGEVWSREGLTHRDRRLILLGALAANGMTDVAEIQAGAALGNGELSPEELNEIGLFLCYYVGWPLGTKMTMMFGEVIKKHRRSQRSE from the coding sequence ATGACTGAACCGACCGAACTCACCGACCAGCGCCGCAAGGGTCTGGCGATGATGACCGAGGTGTACGGCTGGGAGATGTCCGACGGCCCGGGCGACTTCTTCGCTCACACCGCCGACCAGGTGTTCGGCGAGGTGTGGAGCCGCGAAGGACTCACCCACCGCGATCGTCGGCTGATCCTCCTCGGGGCACTCGCCGCCAACGGGATGACCGACGTCGCCGAGATCCAGGCAGGTGCGGCACTGGGCAATGGCGAACTCTCGCCCGAGGAACTCAATGAGATCGGACTGTTCCTCTGCTACTACGTCGGCTGGCCGCTCGGAACCAAGATGACCATGATGTTCGGCGAAGTGATCAAGAAGCACCGGCGCTCCCAGCGTTCGGAATAA